One segment of Streptomyces sp. TG1A-8 DNA contains the following:
- a CDS encoding ABC transporter substrate-binding protein, which yields MTVRRIRTAAATAAILTGVAACSAPGSSTGSGDAADSVVIGVASEPDTLSPLLGYGKDGNSKIFDGLLARDADLNLRPALAKALPEVSADGLTYTYTLRDGVKFSDGEPLAPADVVFTYETVLDAKTNNTSRSELDAIKDVRAKGADKVVFTLKYPYAPFAGRTVLPIVPEHVAKGQDPNTGPFNTKPVGTGPYVLASWSKGEKLTFKANPDYWGGAPKVKKVTMAVIRDDNVRATRLRSGDLDGAILPPNLAATFKNDKAKKTYDAKTYDFRTVTLPQENKVTGDRAIRRALDAAVDRKAMVDKILDGAGRPAYGPLPVDDPWFAKGIERGQDLAKARKILDRAGWKVGAGGIRVKDGRRASFTLLYPSGDKVRQDHALAYASDAKKAGIEVKVETGTWEVIEPRMKNDAVLAGFGSNGDPDYGLYTLLHSSLAGDGFNNMGRYNDAIVDKALDTGRRSSDQATRKAAYDTLQQELVKNPGYTFLTHIDHVYVLADRWTGLSTQVEPHEHGFASGPWWNLEAWQPKK from the coding sequence ATGACGGTCCGACGGATACGGACAGCCGCTGCGACGGCGGCGATACTCACTGGTGTTGCCGCCTGCTCGGCTCCCGGCAGCAGCACGGGCAGTGGTGACGCGGCGGACTCCGTCGTGATCGGGGTGGCCTCTGAGCCGGACACGCTCAGTCCGCTGCTCGGTTACGGCAAGGACGGCAACTCGAAGATCTTCGACGGCCTGCTGGCCAGGGACGCCGATCTGAACCTCAGACCGGCGCTGGCGAAGGCGCTGCCGGAGGTCTCCGCCGACGGTCTGACCTACACCTACACCTTGCGCGACGGTGTGAAGTTCAGCGACGGCGAGCCGCTGGCCCCGGCCGATGTCGTCTTCACGTACGAAACAGTCCTCGACGCGAAGACCAACAACACCTCCCGCAGCGAGCTGGACGCCATCAAGGACGTGCGGGCGAAGGGTGCCGACAAGGTGGTCTTCACCCTCAAGTACCCCTACGCGCCCTTCGCCGGGCGCACGGTGCTGCCCATCGTCCCCGAGCACGTGGCCAAGGGGCAGGACCCCAACACCGGCCCGTTCAACACCAAGCCGGTCGGCACCGGCCCGTACGTCCTCGCCTCCTGGAGCAAGGGGGAGAAGCTCACCTTCAAGGCCAACCCCGACTACTGGGGCGGCGCGCCGAAGGTCAAGAAGGTGACCATGGCGGTCATCAGGGACGACAACGTGCGCGCCACCCGGCTGCGCTCCGGCGACCTCGACGGCGCGATCCTGCCGCCCAACCTCGCCGCCACCTTCAAGAACGACAAGGCGAAGAAGACGTACGACGCGAAGACGTACGACTTCCGCACGGTCACCCTCCCGCAGGAGAACAAGGTCACCGGCGACCGCGCCATCCGCCGGGCTCTCGATGCCGCCGTGGACCGCAAGGCCATGGTCGACAAGATCCTCGACGGGGCCGGGCGTCCGGCCTACGGGCCGCTGCCCGTCGACGACCCCTGGTTCGCCAAGGGCATCGAGCGGGGGCAGGACCTCGCCAAAGCCCGGAAGATCCTGGACCGTGCGGGTTGGAAGGTTGGCGCAGGCGGCATCCGCGTCAAGGACGGGCGGCGGGCCTCCTTCACCCTGCTCTACCCGTCCGGTGACAAGGTCCGCCAGGACCACGCCCTCGCCTACGCCTCCGACGCCAAGAAGGCCGGCATCGAGGTGAAGGTGGAGACGGGCACCTGGGAGGTCATCGAGCCGCGGATGAAGAACGACGCGGTCCTGGCCGGCTTCGGCAGCAACGGTGACCCCGACTACGGCCTGTACACCCTGCTGCACTCCTCCCTCGCCGGCGACGGCTTCAACAACATGGGCCGCTACAACGATGCGATCGTGGACAAGGCACTCGACACCGGCCGGCGCAGCTCGGACCAGGCGACCCGCAAGGCTGCGTACGACACCCTGCAGCAGGAGCTGGTGAAGAACCCCGGCTACACCTTCCTCACCCACATCGACCATGTCTACGTCCTCGCCGACCGCTGGACGGGGTTGAGCACGCAGGTCGAGCCGCACGAGCACGGCTTCGCCTCCGGTCCGTGGTGGAACCTCGAAGCCTGGCAGCCGAAGAAGTGA